A section of the Bacillus sp. V2I10 genome encodes:
- a CDS encoding DUF3231 family protein codes for MEKDKLKLTSSEIGTLWGEYVNGTAVDIVNRYMISIIEDESIKAIFEDAIKTFEKQKKQIVTFLENEKFPVPIGFTESDLFKGKQRLFTDIFCLNYLHIMTLHGLLGHSTSLGVSVREDLRYFYDSCDNDGKRMYHQTIDLLLEKGSFQRDPLFYPTKNPEFISSQDFTDGFFGKGRKLAATEIISISFNLKKSIMAKTLSIAFSQVAQSKEVRKFLEDSEKTADQQIKAFSKIMQTDNLPAPKSWETEVTTSTDSPFSDKLIMYHIGFLYQAAQAYHGLGLASAMRADLVTAYESIILKNLMVTKKWFNIMVQNKWLEQPPLAPNRKEIAKEK; via the coding sequence ATGGAAAAGGATAAATTAAAACTCACATCTTCCGAAATTGGAACTTTGTGGGGAGAGTATGTAAATGGAACAGCTGTTGATATTGTAAATAGATATATGATTTCTATTATTGAGGACGAGTCAATAAAAGCCATTTTCGAGGATGCTATCAAGACTTTCGAAAAGCAAAAGAAACAAATCGTTACTTTTTTGGAGAACGAGAAATTTCCAGTTCCAATTGGATTTACTGAATCTGACCTCTTTAAAGGTAAACAGAGGTTGTTCACGGATATATTTTGCCTAAATTATTTACATATCATGACATTACATGGTTTGCTAGGACACTCAACTTCATTGGGCGTTTCTGTAAGAGAGGACTTACGGTATTTTTACGACTCTTGTGATAATGATGGGAAAAGGATGTATCATCAAACAATTGATTTATTGCTTGAGAAAGGGAGTTTTCAGAGAGATCCGCTTTTTTACCCTACCAAAAATCCTGAATTTATTTCTAGCCAAGATTTCACCGATGGATTTTTCGGAAAGGGTAGAAAATTAGCTGCAACAGAAATCATCAGTATTTCTTTCAACCTTAAAAAAAGTATTATGGCTAAAACTCTTTCTATCGCATTTAGTCAAGTCGCTCAATCAAAAGAAGTAAGAAAATTTTTAGAGGATTCCGAGAAAACGGCTGATCAACAAATAAAAGCCTTTTCAAAAATCATGCAGACGGATAATTTACCAGCTCCTAAATCGTGGGAAACAGAAGTGACAACTTCAACGGACTCTCCTTTTTCCGATAAGCTAATAATGTATCATATTGGTTTCTTGTACCAAGCTGCACAGGCGTATCACGGATTAGGTTTAGCATCAGCCATGCGAGCAGACCTTGTCACGGCTTATGAAAGCATCATTTTAAAAAATCTAATGGTAACAAAAAAATGGTTTAATATTATGGTACAAAATAAATGGTTAGAACAGCCTCCACTTGCTCCTAATAGAAAAGAAATTGCAAAAGAAAAATAA
- a CDS encoding RadC family protein: MTLESIFEVVRIRQEIREAKEVFAAYKITSPMDAEKLAASYIADEDREVFLVMMLNTKNEVIGLHRAHVGSLNASVVHPREVMKSAILNNAASIIVSHQHPSGDPTPSIEDIEVTRRIADAGKTLGIALLDHIIVTHKGNHISLKEKGYL, encoded by the coding sequence ATGACTTTAGAATCTATCTTTGAAGTGGTGCGAATCAGACAGGAAATCAGGGAAGCAAAAGAAGTTTTTGCCGCATACAAAATCACTTCCCCAATGGATGCAGAGAAGCTTGCGGCATCCTATATTGCAGATGAGGACAGAGAAGTGTTTCTCGTCATGATGCTTAATACAAAAAATGAGGTAATAGGGCTACATCGGGCACACGTTGGAAGTTTAAATGCAAGTGTTGTTCATCCAAGAGAAGTGATGAAATCAGCTATTTTAAACAATGCGGCCTCTATTATCGTCAGTCATCAGCATCCCTCCGGCGACCCAACACCAAGCATAGAAGATATAGAAGTTACAAGGAGAATTGCTGATGCAGGGAAGACCTTAGGAATAGCGCTTCTTGACCATATCATTGTAACTCATAAAGGAAACCACATAAGCTTGAAAGAAAAAGGCTATCTTTAA